The DNA region AAGGAGTGCTCGTTTCCACAAGTTTTCAGAAGGAACCGGCATCACCTTCAGGGCAGCTCAGATGAGAACGTCTACGAGGCTTTAtaaatagaagaatggataaattgtccatttaaaaaacCGGACTCACCTCTAAAAAGTGGGAAAGCTCGTTGTTGATGAGCTCCTTGAGTTCAGACTTCTTCAGCTTGTGCTTGTCGCCCTCCTTCCCGGAATACTGATGGAAAACATCGATGAGGGCCACCACTGCCTTCTCCAGCTCAGACATCCTAGGGGGACCAAAGGAAAGACGCCGTCCCTCACGCATTCTGCTTGTTCGTGCCCAGACCATCTCGCGTGTGGCCTGCACAGGCGAAGGCACAGGCGGCTGACCTCAGCTCCGCTTAGAGCTGGTGGGAGCGCCCGAGAGCGTCTGGGCCCTGTGGGGCTCCGCTCCCCTGTCCTAGCCCCTTCCTTCTCTGCCACAGGCCACATCAGTAAGTCCCTGCTCGCTGGCTGCAGGCTAGGCTGGGCCTTTGGGAAACGAGTGGAAACTCAGAGGAGAGCAGCAGGGAAGGTCGGGTGGAAGCCCTCCTGGCAGGCCCGGCCCTCTGGCCTCGCAGGGCCCCAGGGTGAAGGGAcagcacagaggagcagagcgTCAGCTGCCAGCTGttagaattaataagaaaacCGTAAGGTGACCAGTGACAGAATTAGGGcacaaaaatcaacagcattccTATATTCCATAATTAATCGGAAAATATAAGAGAAGCCTATTCATAGAGCAATGCTCACGTGTGTtgtctaagaataaatttagcaAGAAAAATTCAAGTCCTTCCATAAGATAAGGAACATAAAATATAGGAACTTGCTTTTCCTgagttaaaatatacatttaaatcaTCTTTAATAAAAATCTCAGTGGGGCATTTTTTGATGGGTGAGGAATATGATCAAAAACAACTGTAAAACTCATCTGGAAAGAAATCTGGTACCTGGTAGAATTGCCTCAAATTTTTTGCAAAAGAATAATAAGGGGTGCCTCAACCTACTAGAAATGAAAATGTCATATGTAGTAAGATTAAACTGCTGTGGTCCTCACACAGGAATAGATAGAATGCAGTAGGAGGCCGAGAGCAGCCCGAGGATTTAGTTTTCATCAAAGTGCCGTTTCAAGTGATTGGGGAAATGGTGGGTTATTCACAAATGTGACTTGGATAAGTGCGGGGATAAGTATTCTCCACAAATATCAAAGTTAGAAATGTCCCACTTTACTAACACTGTATGCTTCATTCTGTGCAGACTGTGCAGACGGAGGAAATATCTGTACAATCCTGGGAATGTGGCACATTTTACAAAGGACACTTGTTTCCCAAATCTGAAAAACTCAGGCAGAGAAATTCACCAACTTCTGAGCCTGCATTCTAGTTATGAAATCACACATGAACCTTTTCACTGTCATGATTACAACAAAATTAAATCtcatttttagaaaaatcactCCTGTGTTGAATATATCACTTCTACCCTAAAAATAAGTTACAATAAAATGCTTTAAGTCTTATTTACTTCTGATGCCTCAGAGGAAACAGCTAATTTGTCTTGGTTTGATCTTGCTATAAAAATTAGGACTCCAATCTAGGAATGCTGTtgattttgtgtccttgtttcaccCCTACCTGCCTTTCGGCTTTCTCATTAATCCTAAGAGCTTGGGGCGCCCTGCCCCCTGCGCCCCAGTCTCCACCCTGGAGCCTGCAAggtgggggctgctggggaggAAGAAAATTGACCCACGGGCCACAGGCAGAGGTCGTTCTGTCATGGCCTGATCACCAACGCCACTCTATTGATGTCGCTCTGCTCTGTTTTGCTCTAAATTGCTAAAAATCAGATACATCACTTATACAAAAAACAATTCAGAtggattaaaatatttaacatttcatACTTACCCATCCAATAGAAGACTTAGATTTTCAATTACTGAtctttcaaagaaacaaattaaaaaaacaaaaaacagaaaacatttgcattatcctgatgtttttaaatttcactatGATTGGGAAGGGGAtaaattgttctttttaaatgcaGTTTCCTTCTTTAACACTGAAAATTGATTTTCCCTATTTACTTCCTGCTTAATTCTTCCCTTTGACTTAAGAAACAACTGGTTTAAAGAGTACCTTTAAAAGGAATGGAAATCCTGTATCCCAGGTTTCCTTCTCACTCCATTTTGTGAATGCTCTGCATTGACCTTGTCATATGAAAAATGAGAAGTTTTTGGCTTGACTCCTCGTATGTTCCACAGAATATGAGGGTCCACTCTGCAGCAGGGCTCTGCGCCCTGCGGAAAGTCAAAGCCGCCTAGCCTGACTTCTTTGACGCAGTTCACAGTTGTAACGGGTTTCTCACCCGCCGTGTAACTTCTGAGTTCTGTCCAAGGGGGCGTAGGGACCGTGGCATGTCAAACAGGGAAACTGGAAACCAAGAAGCAATTCTGTACCAGGCCCGGGGCAGTGGTGaccaggaggagggagagagcgTTTAAGGCACCGGGCTCCGCCCTTCCAGCCCCCTGGCCGATCCCCTCTCCTGGGGCCTTAGAGACGCAGCAGAGCACTCGCCTGAGTCCTCACACCGGGGTCTCTGGTCTGTGGGCCTCAGACGCACAGGCGACAAGCGCTTCCAGCAGCCGGGCCGATGTGGCCAGTGCCCACCAGCGGGAAGCAAGCTCAGCCGCAACAGTGTTAGAGCGGAATGCCAGCGACACCCTGTGCTCTGCCGGGAGTCCTAAGGGGCCCTCCAgccaccacccctccccagctcccccgTCCCTTCACCGCACCCGAGAAACGGGTGCTCCCCTCCGGCCTCGCTCACCTCCTGCTGCGGCCCCTGCAGGTTCTGAGGCAGGAGCCCCGGAGAAGGCAGCTCTTATTGCTCCTCCCGGGGAGGGGACTGCGGACACTGGCGCAGTCCCACTGCAGAGGCGGCAGCCAATgggggcccggggcggggagCTGGCTGGCGCAGCCGGGCTGCAGCCAGGCTCCCTGGAAGTGCTCCCTGGGAGCCAGGGCTGCACgctggggcaggaagaggggcGTCAGCTTTCTGTGCGACGTTTTATTTATCACCTGGTGTTGATTGCTCCTCTCAAGCCAGGCGGGAGTGGAAAGAGAGAAGGATCAATTGATTCAAACAAAACAAACGCACAGGTCCGGGCAGGAGGCTTCCGAGCATTGGCTGGATGCAGGGGAGGAGGCGGCCAGGGCTGCTCCAGCGGAGAGGCCCACGGAGGCCTCCATCTGCCACCGTGCCCGCCTGCTTGTCTGGCCGCCGCTGGCCAGCGTGAGGCCCCGTGGACCTCAGGCCTcggcaggggctgggcagggctgccTCAGAGGAGTTAACGAGCCCAGTGTCCACAGGAGGCCTGCTAAGAGTGGTGAAAAGGATACTCAATACCTTTTGGAAAGTCCTTGTTTTTATTTGGTGACACACATACCAATCACACCCCAAGTCCTCTCCTTTCACCCTGGGGTGGAAGGTCACAGCCTGCAGGAGTTGGACGGTGCCTTGGGAATGCCCTGACCAGGTGTGCCTCATAATCAGCCACCTCCCCGCATCTCACCACCTGTGTTCACCTGCGCTCTCCAAGCACTTGTGATCTGGCGAATCATCCCAAAGAGGCACAAAAGCGGTAACAAAAATTTGCAGATGAGTAAAGTATTTTGGGGTTGACATTTCAAAAGCTATTGTCAATCTGAGAACTTTGTAACCAGCGGGACTTGTGTTCGAATCCTGTCTCCTCTGTTTACTGGCTGA from Dasypus novemcinctus isolate mDasNov1 unplaced genomic scaffold, mDasNov1.1.hap2 scaffold_320, whole genome shotgun sequence includes:
- the LOC131277708 gene encoding protein S100-B-like — its product is MSELEKAVVALIDVFHQYSGKEGDKHKLKKSELKELINNELSHFLEEIKEQEVVDKVMETLDSDGDGECDFQEFMAFVAVVTSACHELFEHE